From Marmota flaviventris isolate mMarFla1 chromosome X, mMarFla1.hap1, whole genome shotgun sequence, the proteins below share one genomic window:
- the LOC114086022 gene encoding melanoma-associated antigen B2-like, which produces MPRGQKSKLRAREKRRQAKDETQGLKNAQAAEEKGAPSCSSSVSEDAVPSTSAAAFSQKPTTTAAAGVSQKKSGKGAKSRGEGSASTSKIPPSTESAQRDLLTKKAGMLMQYLLYKYKMKEPIMKGEMLKIVNKRFNKSFPEILKKASEHVDLVFGLELKEVKPGGNSYTLVSKLDVTNNGSLTSLGFPKNGLLMPLLGAIFLNGNSASEEEIWEFLNILGIYEGKRHIIFGESRKLITQDLVQEQYLEYRQVPGSDPPHYQFLWGPRSFAETSKMKVLEFLAKVNDTVPSAFPSHYEEALRDEEERSQPRAATRRGAAANIHTCSRVTPGSSSCP; this is translated from the coding sequence ATGCCCCGGGGACAAAAGAGTAAGCTTCGTGCTCGTGAGAAGCGCCGCCAAGCCAAAGATGAGACCCAGGGTCTCAAGAATGCTCAGGCCGCTGAGGAAAAAGGGGCCCCCTCATGCTCCTCTTCTGTTTCTGAAGATGCTGTCCCCAGCACCTCTGCTGCTGCATTTTCCCAGAAGCCTACCACCACTGCTGCTGCAGGTGTTTCACAGAAGAAGTCTGGTAAAGGTGCCAAGAGCCGAGGGGAGGGAAGTGCCAGTACCTCTAAGATCCCACCCTCCACTGAGAGTGCCCAGAGAGATCTTCTCACCAAGAAGGCAGGGATGCTGATGCAGTACCTGCTGTACAAGTATAAAATGAAAGAGCCCATTATGAAGGGAGAGATGCTGAAGATTGTCAACAAAAGGTTCAACAAAAGTTTTCCAGAGATCCTCAAGAAAGCCTCTGAGCATGTCGATCTGGTCTTTGGCCTTGAGCTGAAGGAAGTCAAGCCTGGTGGTAACTCCTATACCCTTGTCAGCAAGCTAGATGTCACCAACAATGGAAGTCTGACTAGCTTGGGCTTTCCCAAGAATGGGCTTCTGATGCCTCTCCTGGGTGCGATCTTCTTAAATGGCAACTCTGCCTCTGAGGAGGAGATCTGGGAATTCCTGAATATTTTGGGGATCTATGAAGGGAAGAGGCACATAATCTTTGGGGAGTCCCGAAAGCTTATCACCCAAGATCTGGTGCAGGAGCAGTACCTGGAATACCGGCAGGTGCCTGGTAGTGATCCTCCACACTATCAATTCCTATGGGGCCCCCGATCTTTTGCTGAAACTAGCAAGATGAAAGTCCTAGAGTTTTTGGCCAAGGTCAATGATACTGTCCCCAGTGCCTTCCCATCCCATTATGAAGAGGCTTTGAGAGATGAGGAAGAGAGATCCCAACCCAGAGCTGCAACCAGGCGTGGTGCTGCTGCCAACATCCATACATGTTCTAGGGTCACACCTGGCAGTTCCTCCTGCCCTTAG